From a region of the Tenggerimyces flavus genome:
- a CDS encoding SCO1664 family protein, with amino-acid sequence MESLDQADALRLLQQGDLSIEGRLVAASNATFYCSLTMDGVQAAAVYKPVRGERPLWDFPNGTLAQREVATYLLSTASGWNLVPPTVLRDGPLGEGMAQLWIEPATDVEMIDIVPRSEVKPGWRHVLDAFDSDGDEISLVHAENEDLRRLAVFDSVVNNADRKGGHVLVDELQRVFAVDHGLCFHEEDKLRTVLWGWAGEAMPPEYAEVLEKLECDLAGAVGGGLRKLIHRDELDALRTRIQRLRLYPVFPESGGEGWPSIPWPVF; translated from the coding sequence ATGGAATCCCTGGACCAGGCGGACGCACTGCGCCTGCTGCAGCAGGGCGACCTCTCGATCGAGGGGCGCCTGGTCGCGGCGTCGAACGCGACGTTCTACTGCTCGCTGACGATGGACGGCGTGCAGGCCGCCGCCGTCTACAAGCCTGTACGCGGCGAGCGGCCGCTTTGGGACTTCCCGAACGGCACGCTCGCGCAGCGCGAGGTGGCGACGTACCTGCTGTCCACGGCCTCCGGTTGGAACCTCGTCCCACCGACTGTGCTGCGCGACGGGCCGCTCGGCGAGGGCATGGCACAGCTGTGGATCGAGCCGGCGACCGACGTCGAGATGATCGACATCGTGCCTCGCTCCGAGGTGAAGCCCGGCTGGCGGCACGTCCTCGACGCGTTCGACTCCGACGGTGACGAGATCAGCCTGGTGCACGCGGAGAACGAGGACCTGCGCCGGCTCGCGGTGTTCGACTCGGTGGTCAACAACGCCGACCGCAAGGGCGGGCACGTGCTCGTCGACGAGCTGCAGCGGGTGTTCGCGGTCGACCACGGGCTGTGCTTCCACGAGGAGGACAAGCTCCGCACCGTGCTCTGGGGCTGGGCGGGCGAGGCCATGCCGCCCGAGTACGCCGAGGTGCTGGAGAAGCTCGAGTGCGACCTGGCCGGCGCCGTCGGCGGGGGACTGCGGAAGCTGATCCACCGCGACGAGCTGGACGCGCTGCGGACCAGGATCCAGCGGCTCCGGCTCTATCCGGTGTTCCCCGAGAGCGGTGGCGAGGGCTGGCCATCGATTCCCTGGCCGGTTTTCTGA
- a CDS encoding glutathione S-transferase family protein, which yields MASTGEYKRDSNYITDRITADGDDWPVEAGRYRLVVSRACPWASRAVIVRRLLGLESVLSMGIAGPTHDERSWTFDLDPDGRDPVLGIERLQEAFFARFPDYPRGITVPAVVDVPSGQVVTNDYAQITLDLSTEWTAFHRPGAPSLYPKELRDEIDEINDVVFRDVNNGVYRAGFASSQSAYEDAYGPLFSRLDWLSARLSSQRYLVGDTITEADIRLFTTLVRFDPVYHGHFKCNRSKLTELPVLWAYVRDLYQTPGFGDTVDFDHIKRHYYVVHTSINPTQIVPVGPELSGWLLPHGREALGGRPFGDGTPPPPPPADEVVPASHQP from the coding sequence ATGGCTTCCACGGGTGAGTACAAGCGCGACTCGAACTACATCACCGACCGCATCACCGCCGACGGCGACGACTGGCCCGTCGAGGCTGGTCGGTATCGGCTGGTCGTGAGCCGGGCCTGTCCGTGGGCGAGCCGGGCGGTGATCGTTCGGCGGCTGCTCGGGCTGGAGTCCGTGCTGTCCATGGGGATCGCGGGGCCGACGCACGATGAGCGTTCCTGGACGTTCGACCTGGATCCCGATGGGCGCGACCCGGTGCTCGGCATCGAACGTTTGCAGGAGGCGTTCTTCGCGCGCTTCCCGGACTACCCGCGTGGGATCACGGTGCCTGCTGTCGTGGACGTGCCGAGTGGTCAGGTGGTGACGAACGACTACGCGCAGATCACGCTCGACCTGTCGACGGAGTGGACTGCCTTTCACCGTCCCGGGGCGCCTTCGTTGTATCCGAAGGAACTGCGCGACGAGATCGACGAGATCAACGACGTCGTCTTTCGGGACGTGAACAACGGCGTGTATCGCGCCGGCTTCGCGAGCTCGCAGTCCGCGTATGAGGATGCCTATGGTCCGTTGTTCTCGCGGCTGGACTGGCTGTCTGCGCGGCTGTCGTCGCAGCGGTACCTGGTCGGCGACACGATCACCGAGGCGGACATCCGGCTGTTCACGACGCTGGTCCGCTTCGACCCGGTCTACCACGGACATTTCAAGTGCAACCGTTCGAAGCTGACGGAGCTGCCGGTGTTGTGGGCGTACGTGCGGGATCTCTACCAGACGCCGGGCTTCGGGGACACGGTCGACTTCGACCACATCAAGCGGCACTACTACGTGGTGCACACGTCGATCAACCCGACGCAGATCGTGCCGGTTGGTCCTGAGCTGTCCGGCTGGCTCCTGCCGCACGGCCGTGAGGCCTTGGGTGGCCGCCCGTTCGGCGACGGCACGCCTCCCCCGCCTCCGCCGGCCGACGAGGTCGTGCCGGCTTCCCACCAGCCTTAG
- the mshC gene encoding cysteine--1-D-myo-inosityl 2-amino-2-deoxy-alpha-D-glucopyranoside ligase, which yields MKSWSSPDVPRLPGAGQVPQIFDVGSGSLRPSATGQQARMYVCGITPYDATHIGHTATYVAFDLLNRAWRDAGLDVTYVQNVTDIDDPLLERATRDGEDWAGLAERQTELFRGDMSALRVVAPAQYIGAVEAIPLVVDFVEGLRGKGAAYSVDGDLYFPVGSDPDFGAVSGLSRSTMLEVFAERGGDPDRVGKRDPLDCLLWLLQRPGEPAWSSSLGRGRPGWHVECSAIALEHLGMSFDIQGGGSDLTFPHHEMCASEAQVLTGEKPFAHSYVYQAMVALDGEKMSKSKGNLVFSSKLRADGVDPMAIRLVLLTHHYRSPWEWFPSDLEAGTSRLARWRAAVGLPSGADASKVLPGVRDALASDLDAPAAVAVVDGWVDATLAGSGSAGDAEAPAVVRSVCDSLLGVAL from the coding sequence ATGAAATCCTGGTCCTCTCCAGACGTCCCCCGGCTGCCCGGAGCGGGACAGGTACCACAGATCTTCGACGTGGGGAGCGGCTCGCTCCGCCCCAGCGCGACCGGCCAGCAGGCGCGGATGTACGTCTGCGGCATCACGCCGTACGACGCGACGCACATCGGGCACACCGCCACCTACGTCGCGTTCGACCTGCTCAACCGGGCCTGGCGCGACGCCGGGCTGGACGTGACGTACGTCCAGAACGTCACCGACATCGACGACCCGCTGCTCGAGCGCGCCACCCGTGACGGCGAGGACTGGGCGGGGCTGGCCGAACGGCAGACCGAGCTGTTCCGGGGCGACATGTCCGCGCTGCGCGTGGTCGCGCCGGCGCAGTACATCGGCGCGGTCGAGGCGATCCCACTGGTCGTGGACTTCGTCGAGGGGCTGCGCGGCAAGGGCGCGGCGTACTCGGTCGACGGCGACCTGTACTTCCCGGTCGGGTCCGATCCCGACTTCGGTGCGGTGTCCGGGCTTTCTCGTTCGACCATGCTCGAGGTCTTCGCCGAGCGTGGCGGCGACCCGGACCGCGTGGGCAAGCGGGACCCGCTCGACTGCCTCCTGTGGCTGCTCCAGCGGCCGGGCGAGCCGGCCTGGTCGTCGTCGTTGGGCAGGGGCCGTCCGGGGTGGCATGTGGAGTGCTCGGCGATCGCGCTGGAACACCTGGGGATGAGCTTCGACATCCAGGGTGGCGGGTCGGACCTCACGTTCCCGCACCACGAGATGTGCGCGTCGGAGGCGCAGGTGCTCACCGGGGAGAAGCCGTTCGCGCACTCGTACGTCTACCAGGCGATGGTGGCGCTGGACGGCGAGAAGATGTCGAAGTCCAAGGGCAATCTGGTGTTCTCGTCGAAGCTGCGTGCTGACGGTGTGGACCCGATGGCTATCCGGTTGGTCTTGCTGACGCACCACTACCGGTCGCCCTGGGAGTGGTTCCCGTCGGACCTCGAGGCGGGGACTTCGCGGCTCGCTCGGTGGCGTGCGGCCGTTGGTTTGCCTTCCGGTGCGGACGCGTCGAAGGTCCTCCCTGGCGTACGGGACGCGCTGGCCTCGGACCTGGACGCGCCGGCAGCCGTCGCTGTCGTCGACGGGTGGGTGGACGCGACGCTGGCCGGAAGCGGCTCCGCCGGGGACGCTGAGGCACCGGCGGTCGTTCGTTCCGTGTGTGACTCTTTGCTCGGTGTCGCGCTCTAG
- a CDS encoding PAC2 family protein, producing the protein MAELEGSPELEDPVLIAAFEGWNDAADAASAALDHLVDAWEAKPVAEIDPDDYYDFQVNRPTVSMEEDGVRSIAWPTSRVLIARRPAAPRDVVLVRGIEPNMRWRQFCAEILTEASRYKVRMAVLLGALLADSPHSRPIPVTSSATDPELAKALGLEASRYEGPTGVLGVLQDACQQRGLPAVSLWAAVPHYVGQPPNPKATLALLRQLEDLLDLSVPLGELPEEARAWERGVDDLARDDSEVAEYVRSLEEARDAADLPEATGEAIAREFERYLKRQRPES; encoded by the coding sequence GTGGCCGAACTCGAGGGTTCGCCAGAGCTCGAGGACCCGGTGCTCATCGCAGCCTTCGAGGGCTGGAATGACGCCGCGGACGCTGCCAGTGCGGCCCTCGACCACCTGGTGGACGCCTGGGAGGCCAAGCCGGTCGCCGAGATCGACCCCGACGACTACTACGACTTCCAGGTCAACCGACCGACCGTGTCGATGGAGGAGGACGGCGTCCGTTCGATCGCCTGGCCGACCAGCCGGGTCCTGATCGCACGGCGCCCGGCCGCCCCGCGCGACGTGGTGCTCGTCCGCGGCATCGAGCCGAACATGAGGTGGCGGCAGTTCTGCGCGGAGATCCTCACCGAGGCGTCGCGGTACAAGGTGCGGATGGCCGTTCTGCTCGGTGCGTTGCTCGCGGACTCGCCGCACAGCCGGCCGATCCCGGTGACCTCGTCGGCGACCGACCCGGAGCTGGCGAAGGCGCTGGGGCTGGAGGCCTCGCGGTACGAGGGGCCGACCGGTGTGCTCGGCGTACTGCAGGACGCCTGCCAACAGCGCGGGCTGCCGGCGGTGTCGCTGTGGGCGGCGGTGCCGCACTACGTGGGCCAGCCGCCGAACCCGAAGGCGACGCTGGCGCTGCTGCGACAGTTGGAGGACCTGCTCGACCTGTCCGTTCCGCTGGGCGAGCTGCCCGAGGAGGCGCGCGCCTGGGAGCGCGGTGTCGACGATCTGGCGCGGGACGACTCCGAGGTGGCGGAGTACGTACGGTCGCTGGAGGAGGCGCGCGACGCGGCCGACCTGCCGGAGGCGACGGGCGAGGCGATCGCGCGGGAGTTCGAGCGGTATCTGAAGCGCCAGCGCCCGGAGAGCTGA
- the metH gene encoding methionine synthase, translated as MPATAAELRRALTERVVVADGAMGTMLQAYDLGLDDFEGHEGCNEILNVTRPDVVKAIHRAYFDVGVDLVETNTFGANLANLAEYGITDRIYELSESGARLAREVADEYGKWALGSIGPGTKLPTLGHVPFATLRDAYQEEVRGLIDGGVHAVIVETAQDLLQAKAAVIGAKRAIKAADEEITLIVSVTVETTGTLLLGSEIGAALTALEPIGIDLIGLNCATGPAEMSEHLRYLAKHARVPLSCMPNAGLPELTSDGARYPLSPQELADAHDQFTRDYGLSLVGGCCGTTPEHLRLVVERVGGREITRRKPRHEPGASSLYQHVPFRQDISYLAIGERTNANGSKAFREAMIAGRWDDCVDIARAQIRDGSHVLDLCVDYVGRDGVADMREAAARLATASTLPIMLDSTEPPVIEAGLEMFGGRCAINSVNFEDGEGPESRFAQVMPIVREHGAAVVALTIDEEGQARTADTKVAIAHRLIETLTGQWGMDESDILVDTLTFTLATGQAESRRDGIETIEAIRKLKQEHPNVQTVLGLSNISFGLNPAARQVLNSVFLAECVKAGLDSAIVHASKILPISRIPDEQRQVALDLVYDRRREGYDPLQALLEIFADVKTADTKASRQQELAALPLGERLRRRIIDGEANGLEADLSEALGNGRPALDIVNDDLLDGMKTVGELFGRGEMQLPFVLQSAEVMKTAVAFLEPHMEKTDDDGKGTIVLATVKGDVHDIGKNLVDIILTNNGYNVVNLGIKQPINHILDAAEQHRADAIGMSGLLVKSTVIMKENLEEINVRGTATRFPVLLGGAALTRAYVEEDLARVYDGEVRYARDAFEGLRLMDAVMNVKRGVPGAALPELRQRRVRTTQLRETPVSDIPARSDVAVDNPVPTPPFWGDRIVKGIPLGDYASMLDERATFMGQWGLRAGRGSDGPSYEELVETEGRPRLRTLLDRMQTENLLQSGVVYGYFPCVSKGDDLIVLSESGAERCRFTFPRQRRDRHLCLADFFRPEESGEVDVVGFTIVTVGSRISEETAKLFASNSYREYLELHGLSVQLAEALAEYWHARIRAELGFGAEDSSELDDILKLGYRGARFSLGYGACPNLEDRAKIVDLLKPERLGVTLSEEFQLHPEQSTDAIVIHHPEAKYFNT; from the coding sequence GTGCCTGCCACAGCTGCCGAACTCCGTCGGGCGCTCACTGAGCGCGTCGTCGTGGCGGACGGCGCGATGGGCACCATGTTGCAGGCGTACGACCTCGGCCTGGACGACTTCGAGGGCCACGAGGGCTGCAACGAGATCCTGAACGTCACCCGCCCCGACGTCGTGAAGGCCATCCACCGCGCCTACTTCGACGTCGGCGTCGATCTGGTCGAAACCAACACCTTCGGGGCGAACCTCGCCAACCTAGCCGAGTACGGCATCACCGACCGCATCTACGAGCTCTCCGAGTCCGGCGCCCGGCTGGCCCGCGAGGTCGCCGACGAGTACGGCAAGTGGGCGCTCGGCTCGATCGGCCCGGGAACGAAGCTGCCGACGCTCGGCCACGTGCCGTTCGCCACGTTGCGCGACGCGTACCAGGAAGAGGTCCGCGGACTGATCGACGGGGGAGTCCACGCGGTCATCGTCGAGACCGCCCAGGACCTGCTCCAGGCCAAGGCCGCCGTGATCGGCGCCAAGCGGGCGATCAAGGCCGCTGACGAGGAGATCACGCTGATCGTCTCGGTCACCGTCGAGACCACCGGCACGCTGCTGCTCGGCAGCGAGATCGGCGCCGCTCTCACCGCGCTCGAGCCGATCGGCATCGACCTGATCGGCCTGAACTGCGCGACCGGCCCGGCCGAGATGAGCGAGCACCTGCGCTACCTCGCCAAGCACGCGCGCGTCCCGCTGTCCTGCATGCCGAACGCCGGCCTGCCCGAGCTCACCAGCGACGGCGCCCGCTACCCGCTCAGCCCGCAGGAGCTCGCCGACGCGCACGACCAGTTCACCCGCGACTACGGCCTCAGCCTCGTTGGCGGCTGCTGCGGTACGACGCCCGAGCACCTGCGGCTCGTCGTCGAACGCGTCGGCGGCCGCGAGATCACCCGACGCAAGCCGCGGCACGAGCCGGGTGCGTCGAGCCTCTACCAGCACGTGCCGTTCCGGCAGGACATCTCCTACCTCGCGATCGGCGAACGGACGAACGCCAACGGCAGCAAGGCGTTCCGCGAGGCGATGATCGCCGGCCGCTGGGACGACTGCGTCGACATCGCCCGCGCGCAGATCCGCGACGGCTCGCATGTTCTCGACCTGTGCGTCGACTACGTCGGTCGCGACGGCGTCGCCGACATGCGCGAAGCCGCGGCGCGACTCGCGACCGCGAGCACGCTGCCGATCATGCTCGACTCGACCGAACCGCCCGTGATCGAAGCCGGGTTGGAGATGTTCGGCGGCCGGTGCGCGATCAACTCGGTCAACTTCGAGGACGGCGAGGGGCCGGAGAGCCGGTTCGCGCAGGTGATGCCGATCGTGCGTGAGCACGGTGCCGCGGTCGTCGCGCTGACGATCGACGAGGAGGGCCAGGCCCGTACGGCCGACACCAAGGTCGCGATCGCCCACCGGCTGATCGAGACGCTGACGGGGCAGTGGGGGATGGACGAGAGTGACATCCTCGTCGACACGCTCACGTTCACGCTCGCGACGGGGCAGGCGGAGAGCCGGCGCGACGGCATCGAGACGATCGAGGCGATCCGCAAGCTCAAGCAGGAGCACCCGAACGTCCAGACCGTGCTCGGCCTCAGCAACATCTCGTTCGGCCTCAACCCCGCGGCGCGGCAGGTGCTGAACTCGGTGTTCCTCGCCGAGTGTGTGAAGGCCGGACTCGACTCGGCCATCGTGCACGCGAGCAAGATCCTGCCGATCTCGCGCATCCCCGACGAGCAACGGCAGGTCGCGCTCGACCTCGTCTACGACCGGCGGCGCGAGGGGTACGACCCACTGCAGGCGTTGCTGGAGATCTTCGCCGATGTGAAGACGGCCGACACGAAGGCGTCGCGTCAACAGGAGCTTGCCGCACTCCCGTTGGGCGAACGGCTGCGCCGCCGCATCATCGACGGCGAGGCGAACGGGTTGGAGGCCGACCTCTCCGAGGCGTTGGGGAACGGACGGCCCGCGCTCGACATCGTCAACGACGACTTGCTCGACGGGATGAAGACCGTCGGCGAGCTCTTCGGTCGCGGCGAGATGCAGCTGCCGTTCGTCCTGCAGAGCGCCGAGGTGATGAAGACCGCGGTGGCGTTCCTCGAACCCCACATGGAGAAGACCGACGACGACGGCAAGGGCACGATCGTGCTGGCGACCGTCAAGGGCGACGTGCACGACATCGGCAAGAACCTCGTCGACATCATCCTCACCAACAACGGCTACAACGTCGTCAACCTCGGCATCAAGCAGCCGATCAACCACATCCTCGACGCCGCCGAGCAACACCGCGCGGACGCGATCGGCATGTCCGGGCTGCTGGTGAAGAGCACCGTGATCATGAAGGAGAACCTCGAGGAGATCAACGTTCGCGGCACGGCCACGCGCTTCCCCGTACTGCTGGGAGGCGCGGCGCTGACGCGAGCGTACGTCGAGGAGGATCTCGCGCGGGTCTACGACGGCGAGGTGCGGTACGCGCGGGACGCGTTCGAGGGACTGCGACTGATGGACGCGGTGATGAACGTGAAGCGCGGCGTGCCCGGTGCCGCGTTGCCAGAGCTGCGACAGCGGCGCGTACGGACGACGCAGCTGCGCGAGACGCCGGTGTCGGACATACCCGCGCGGTCGGACGTGGCCGTCGACAACCCGGTGCCGACGCCGCCGTTCTGGGGCGACCGGATCGTGAAGGGCATCCCGCTCGGGGATTATGCGTCGATGCTGGACGAGCGGGCGACGTTCATGGGCCAGTGGGGCCTGCGCGCGGGTCGTGGGTCGGACGGGCCTTCGTACGAGGAGCTCGTCGAGACCGAGGGCCGGCCGCGGCTGCGTACGTTGCTGGACCGGATGCAGACCGAGAACCTGCTGCAGTCCGGCGTGGTCTACGGCTACTTCCCGTGCGTGTCGAAGGGTGACGATCTGATCGTGCTGTCGGAGTCGGGCGCGGAGCGTTGTCGCTTCACGTTCCCGCGGCAGCGGCGCGACCGGCACCTGTGCCTGGCGGACTTCTTCCGGCCGGAGGAGTCGGGCGAGGTCGACGTCGTGGGCTTCACGATCGTGACGGTCGGGTCGCGGATCTCGGAGGAGACCGCGAAGCTGTTCGCGTCCAACTCCTATCGCGAGTACCTGGAGCTGCACGGGTTGTCGGTGCAGCTGGCCGAGGCGCTGGCCGAGTACTGGCACGCGCGGATCCGGGCGGAGCTGGGCTTCGGTGCGGAGGACTCGTCGGAGCTGGACGACATCCTCAAGCTGGGTTACCGAGGAGCGCGCTTCTCGTTGGGGTACGGCGCATGCCCCAACCTCGAGGACCGGGCGAAGATCGTCGACCTGTTGAAGCCGGAACGCCTGGGCGTGACGCTGTCGGAGGAGTTCCAGCTGCACCCTGAGCAGTCGACGGACGCGATCGTCATCCACCACCCCGAGGCGAAGTACTTCAACACCTGA
- a CDS encoding DUF3090 domain-containing protein, with translation MARVVHLHEMPERFVAGTVGAPGQRSFYLQARSSDQITTVALEKEQVSILAERVDAMLDEVLRLTGGKAVIPAIVPTDLDDDKPLEQPIIEEFRVGTLRLAWDSDTEKVVIEAYEVTEEESDPPPPVEEDPDAEGPETLVVRITGAQARAFVRRSLALISQGRPPCPFCGGPLDPDGHLCPRQNGYRRTEL, from the coding sequence ATGGCGCGCGTCGTCCACCTACACGAGATGCCCGAGCGCTTCGTGGCCGGAACGGTCGGAGCGCCGGGGCAACGTAGCTTCTATCTGCAGGCCCGCTCGAGCGACCAGATCACCACGGTCGCGCTGGAGAAGGAGCAGGTCAGCATCCTCGCCGAGCGCGTCGACGCGATGCTCGACGAGGTGCTACGCCTCACCGGCGGCAAGGCTGTGATCCCCGCGATCGTGCCGACCGACCTCGACGACGACAAGCCGCTCGAGCAGCCGATCATCGAGGAGTTCCGCGTCGGCACGCTGCGGCTGGCCTGGGACAGCGACACCGAGAAGGTCGTGATCGAGGCGTACGAGGTCACCGAGGAGGAGTCCGACCCGCCGCCCCCGGTGGAGGAGGACCCCGACGCCGAGGGACCGGAGACGCTGGTCGTCCGCATCACCGGAGCCCAGGCCCGCGCGTTCGTACGCCGGTCGCTCGCCCTCATCTCGCAGGGCCGGCCGCCGTGCCCGTTCTGCGGCGGGCCGCTCGACCCCGACGGGCACCTGTGCCCGCGGCAGAACGGCTACCGCCGGACCGAGCTGTAA
- a CDS encoding histidine phosphatase family protein, producing the protein MATLLLVRHGRTKANADGVLAGWTPGVGLDDLGRGQAETLATRLASIPLAALIVSPLDRCQETAKALGGLDGRPEPVTDERLGEAKYGDWQGEKLSKLAKDPLWKVVQQNPSGVVFPGEGGESLRTMWDRSVDAVREWDAKVEAEHGPDAIWAAVSHGDVIKAIVADALGLHLDQFQRIMVDPCSVSIVRYTPLRPFVIKVNDTGSDLTALVPKKPRKRRAKAPSRDSDAPVGGGAGTA; encoded by the coding sequence ATGGCGACGTTGCTGCTCGTCCGCCACGGTCGGACGAAGGCCAACGCCGATGGTGTGCTGGCTGGATGGACGCCCGGTGTCGGGCTGGACGACCTCGGCCGCGGGCAGGCCGAGACCCTCGCGACGAGGCTCGCGAGCATCCCGTTGGCTGCCCTCATCGTGAGCCCGTTGGACCGCTGCCAGGAGACCGCGAAGGCCCTGGGCGGCCTCGACGGCCGCCCCGAACCGGTGACCGACGAGCGGCTCGGCGAGGCGAAGTACGGCGACTGGCAGGGCGAGAAGCTCAGCAAGCTCGCCAAGGATCCGCTCTGGAAGGTCGTGCAGCAGAACCCCAGCGGCGTCGTGTTCCCCGGCGAGGGCGGAGAGTCGCTCCGCACGATGTGGGACCGCTCGGTCGACGCCGTCCGCGAGTGGGACGCCAAGGTCGAGGCGGAGCACGGCCCGGACGCGATCTGGGCCGCGGTCAGCCACGGCGACGTGATCAAGGCGATCGTCGCCGACGCGCTCGGGCTGCACCTGGACCAGTTCCAGCGGATCATGGTCGATCCCTGCTCGGTCTCGATCGTCCGCTATACGCCGCTTCGTCCGTTCGTGATCAAGGTCAACGACACCGGCAGCGACCTCACCGCCCTCGTCCCCAAGAAGCCCCGGAAACGCCGCGCCAAGGCGCCGAGCCGAGATTCGGACGCGCCGGTCGGCGGCGGAGCCGGGACCGCGTAG
- a CDS encoding nucleotidyltransferase domain-containing protein, translating into MLDDAEFYRWYGPWTPPSPVGVASLLAGLPVRWWIVGGWTIEAFTGVEREHEDIDVSILRSDLAGLLSHVGSSLCVWTNVAGSIRPLRSASDLPDECRQLWVRRDGSSPWLFDLLLTPHEGSTWLCIRDHAVRLPMAGVLFEHDGITYQRPEITLLLKAHLDREKDRADLAVTLPLLEPSRRSWLRKTLEQLQPGHPWLAEI; encoded by the coding sequence TTGCTGGACGACGCTGAGTTCTACCGCTGGTACGGGCCATGGACGCCGCCCTCACCTGTCGGGGTGGCCTCGCTGCTGGCTGGGCTGCCGGTGCGGTGGTGGATCGTCGGTGGCTGGACCATCGAGGCGTTCACCGGCGTCGAGCGGGAGCACGAGGACATCGACGTCTCGATCCTGCGTTCGGACCTTGCTGGCCTACTGTCCCACGTGGGCTCCTCGCTCTGCGTGTGGACGAACGTGGCCGGCTCTATCCGGCCGCTGCGATCGGCGTCGGACCTGCCGGACGAGTGCCGGCAGCTCTGGGTCCGGCGGGACGGCTCGAGCCCGTGGCTGTTCGACCTGCTGCTGACGCCGCACGAGGGGTCGACGTGGCTCTGCATCCGGGACCACGCCGTACGGCTGCCGATGGCTGGGGTGCTGTTCGAGCACGACGGGATCACGTACCAGCGTCCCGAGATCACCCTGCTGCTGAAGGCGCACCTGGACCGTGAGAAGGACCGCGCGGACCTCGCCGTCACCTTGCCGCTGCTGGAACCGTCCCGCCGATCCTGGCTGCGCAAGACCCTGGAGCAGCTCCAACCAGGTCACCCCTGGCTGGCCGAGATCTAG
- a CDS encoding amidohydrolase family protein: MCQFHGGGTSVPSPDRLGRRALLVGAGGSVAALALSAVAQAAPRALGRTWALVGATVIDSVRSSPLVDATVLVHGNRLARVGRRRDVVLPPGTTVIDGHGKYVIPGLVDMHHHLGGTSLEERAANLRQLLAFGYTTIFDPAVSLPDLVALKGFAESVDAPYPRYFGTGPMLGTPGGWGDFGTPETRVVPSSSAAASIVAEFAAHGADAIKVANDNVLWGGGSAAEMPEDVQVAIVAAARRHRLRVFFHAPSLRLATQALRAGARGLLHGIVDAPLDRSFLRLLRRSDASALETFSLFETLGDVVSYVGRQQAFDRLGLYPSSVYDALRSPEAIAAIEAFVDPSVVAKHLPMLRANSRRLFSSGANATFGSDGGTFSQALGVSSHLELAVHESAGLRPHEILRGATLGAARMLGRGYERGSLAPGKLADLVVLNANPLQSIANLHFVDQVAKDGRLFRARDLLA; encoded by the coding sequence ATGTGCCAGTTCCATGGCGGCGGGACGAGTGTGCCGTCGCCTGACCGGCTTGGTCGGCGCGCGTTGCTGGTCGGGGCCGGTGGGTCGGTCGCCGCCTTGGCGTTGTCGGCCGTGGCCCAGGCCGCGCCGCGAGCTCTGGGGCGGACGTGGGCTCTCGTCGGCGCCACGGTGATCGACTCGGTGCGTTCGTCTCCGCTGGTCGATGCCACGGTCCTCGTGCACGGCAACCGGCTCGCGCGGGTCGGACGGCGGCGCGACGTCGTACTGCCGCCGGGCACGACCGTGATCGACGGGCATGGGAAGTACGTCATCCCGGGGCTGGTCGACATGCACCACCATCTCGGTGGGACGTCGCTGGAGGAGCGGGCGGCGAACCTGCGGCAGCTGTTGGCGTTCGGCTACACGACGATCTTCGATCCGGCAGTGTCGTTGCCGGATCTCGTTGCGCTGAAGGGCTTTGCGGAGTCTGTCGACGCGCCGTACCCGCGCTACTTCGGCACGGGGCCGATGCTCGGGACGCCCGGTGGGTGGGGCGACTTCGGGACGCCGGAGACGCGGGTCGTGCCGTCCTCTTCGGCCGCCGCTTCGATCGTTGCCGAGTTCGCCGCTCATGGGGCGGACGCGATCAAGGTGGCGAACGACAACGTCTTGTGGGGCGGCGGATCTGCTGCCGAGATGCCCGAGGACGTCCAGGTCGCGATCGTGGCCGCGGCCCGGCGGCATCGGCTGCGGGTGTTCTTCCACGCGCCTTCGCTGCGGCTGGCCACGCAGGCCTTGCGGGCTGGGGCGCGCGGGCTGTTGCACGGGATCGTCGACGCGCCGCTGGACCGGTCGTTCCTCCGGCTGCTGCGGCGTTCCGATGCGTCGGCGTTGGAGACGTTCTCGTTGTTCGAGACGTTGGGCGACGTGGTGTCGTACGTGGGGCGGCAGCAGGCCTTCGACCGGTTGGGTCTCTATCCCTCGTCGGTGTACGACGCCTTGCGCAGTCCCGAGGCGATCGCCGCGATCGAGGCCTTCGTAGACCCTTCGGTGGTGGCGAAGCACCTGCCGATGCTGCGGGCGAACTCCCGGCGGCTGTTCTCCAGCGGCGCGAACGCGACGTTCGGCTCGGACGGTGGGACGTTCAGCCAAGCGCTGGGTGTGTCGAGCCACCTCGAGCTCGCCGTCCACGAGTCCGCCGGCCTGCGCCCCCACGAGATCCTCCGCGGAGCGACGTTGGGCGCGGCTCGCATGCTGGGCAGAGGCTACGAGCGCGGCTCGTTGGCCCCCGGCAAGCTCGCCGACCTGGTGGTGCTGAACGCGAACCCCTTGCAGTCCATCGCGAACCTGCACTTCGTCGACCAGGTGGCGAAGGACGGAAGGCTCTTCCGCGCAAGGGACCTGCTCGCCTAG